GCATTACATAGGTTTTGTCGCTAAGGATAAACCAGCGCTGCCGTCTACTTCAGTGGCGGCTGTAACTATAAAGAACATTGCGGCATGCGCCAACCCTTTTTTCATGTGGTAACTCCTTCCCCCTACTCCCTCGCTACATCAGTCTGCATATTCAAAgagaccggcataattttgtcgattgTAGACGATACCAACAAGTGCAGTGGGGCTGCTTTGAGGAGCgcatataaaaagaaacataaactGCGTATATGCATATCTTGATGTTAGAATATAACAAAAGCCATTGTTATTATGTGATCTAGacgaaattatataatttaacattaaaaataaagatgtttaaaattacttttattcattattttactcGGAAATTCCGACCACTAAAATTGTGACGAAGAAAAATCAAGTACACACGCTATACTAAGCAAACAAACTTGCTTTATTTTCCAGAATACTTAGGTACGCAGGAGGATTTATTCGCCAAATTGAGCTACTCAGCACAAAGAACACATTAAATTCAGTAAAGCCGAACCACAATAATTAAGGACATATTCACAAAATTCATTGCGTGTCGGGAATCGATGTCGCTAATTGAACCAAATGGCTTAAATGCTGAATGACGGTGTCAATAGCGCTGAAGTACATAAATACCGAAAATTTTCGGCTTTTGGGCGAGCAGTAATTTACAGTATTTGCTTTATAAACAAAGCGTTGCTACTTCGTCCGATAAGTTAAGCCATGATTATTTTGCGGTTTATGtgattatctataaataatcaCAGGTTtaacaatagaatattaatctatactaatatataacgctgaagagtttgtttgaatttgctaatcttagaaactactggtgctaaaaatattttagtgtggGATGGCCCATTTATTGCGGAAAgctatagactatataacattacgctatAACCATTAGGGGCGGAGTATTAacgaaaaatcttgcaaaaacgGAGGCCTTTACTGCTCCGTCTCGAAAATTCGACtagtatgatatttaaaataaaaaaaaatatagccaagtgctgattaatttaaaccaatatctgaatcataattaaacaagacttttatataaaataattccaatataCCAATTTggagttaataataattttaatacttacagcTAATAAACTGGATGTGACATGGGTTACAACATTGTCTCCAAAGTAGGATGTTTTAAGGAGTATCACTTTAATCTGATCGTAAAAAGACAACTGCCCGATGGTCATCAGCACAGCTCGACTGCATGTCATAGATGCACCAGCCCAAAGTCGCAAGACACCTTCATCCGCAGCCACTCTCCATAATCCATGAATCGCatttttataactgaaaataataaagatttatacCCTACACTGGGCAATTGTGTTTGCCTATACAAGCGACATACATATGTTGCTCTGGGTTAAAAATAAGATCGGGAGACCATGGCAATTAGTTaaacctctacctaccctttagAGATGCAGGAGTGATCTGTATGTTGCGTTTATTTTACAACTACGAATACGTTTGTTTGATCGGTAGCACACCAAATGTTACTAAGTACTTCTGTATTTCATACGCCAACAATTCGTGAGCCACATTTACACACGGTACATTGAAACTGACGCAAATTTCGTCTCGCCGACAGACGTGACTCAAAATAGAGTATTGGAAAACGTAATTAGCTACATAGTACATtacaggaaaatatattttacacctaatattatttattattcattgtttttGAGTCAAATAGAATTTGCGCGAATAACGGtgcattgtttaaaatttattacatgaaTGCAATATGCCAATTGGACATAATGTGGTATATAGTTTAGGTATATTTTACTCTGAATGTCCAGGAGGGAGGGTAAATGGTAATTACTGTAGGTATTTTCAAAAACACCTCCATACTTTGATATGCGGGCAGGCTCGACAAGAGCCCAAAAACCTATAGATATATGAGATCTAGACAGATGTCTAATTTGATACAACGTAAAAATTACGTCGTCATGTGTTGCTTCTTGATGTTTTGTTCAGGTAAGCAATATTActtatagtaaataatttttatacttttggttaaatatatatagatactcACTTTCTTCTTTGCTCTGGAGGTAGTTTTACATCATTTTGCATCCTAACATTAACAAGATCGGCTGGATTCCCAACAAATCCTCCAGCGAAGCCTCCAAGCCCAGCCAGAAATGCTGACATAAAGAATGGTACTGGGCTGCCCTGGAATATGGAAAAATCAATTGGAATGACAAATAGAAAGTACAAGgggtaaacattatttttctaacTTTTGATCTTTCAGCTTGCTTTTGTAACAtccttacaataataaattacataaaccaTGTATATATATGGCATTCcacaagaaaataataaagtaaagatATAGAGGAAGAATATAACTAAAGATACTAGAAACGCCTATATTATTAGCTATGATTTACAGCTTTTGGATACAAGGGCATCTCCTTTTTTATAATTCCAGATCAATGAAATAAGATCCtgaataagaaaatttatagtGAAGTCAAAAACCATTGTTTTGGACTACAAATGCATAATTAAAATGCCTTTAAGTTGCtgtttttttactaatactCACATCTTTAGGAGCAAGGGATTGTTTAGCCATTTCATAAATGCCAAACCTGGCTGTTGAATATGTCAGTTGACGGAGGAGAGAAGCTGATATACCATTGTAAAGGCCGGTGATACCTATGAAGAACAACTTCAGATATagtataaaacatattgtttatatgacatttattttaaaaaaaaaaaagaaggtaCAAGTTTTTTCATATCTGCACATTTTTCATTTATCtctattgtaatttatgtaaattatgaacaaaatcattatatatttaaaaagtaggtGTTATTTGTTAAGATTTGCTTCTTTCCTTTCCTGAATATGGTTCAATTTAAATGGTGgtttaaaaaaatgacattagtaatgataattattcATTCGATTCcaagaagaaaaaataactgGCAATATATTCCTTTACCATTTATAAGgaagtttattaaaaactgtaaaGCATGCAAATAAACAAGGAAGTATAACACATTGTCAAGAATTCTCAATAAGTTCTTATATTTTGGGTAGACAATTAAGTGTCTAATTCAAattctgttttgtttttctttgttaGATGTTAGTGCAAAACAAGACATTTTCTTATTACTAACTTGGAAAGTGTAAGATTTGGGTCAGTAAAGTGGGgtctaattaaaaacattttcaagtatgttttaaaatgtcatatcttagttgggtatggaacggactgccaagacaaaggTCTGCAGATTGAAAAACCAAGGCAAACACCTCTGGCTTTTCAAAGTTATggatatattgtttatttatatttgtataagtaAACTATTTCTATGTTTCTAAGTTTAATAAAGAATGTATGAATTGtttcattttacatattattttctggacttgatgaaaataaaattatacaataattgtCCATTGTTGTTTACGCATAGTCACCCAACTAGATGgtcagattttaaaatatgtattgaaaactGCAACACAGTGTGAGTCTTGACCATTATTGCTTAAGGAGGTGCTTTGTGTGATTAAAAGATTGAAAATCCCATGTAATATGTTTTGTCCAAACATACTAtctaaaaaaatgcttttttgGACATTCATATAATTATCTACAATTATGATgacaatataattaagtataacatttacTTAACAGCCTGGGAAAGGTTCATGACGGTTCTTTCTTAACACAAATTGTATGTTCCGTTCCATGTCCTCATTGTAGATAGCTTGATGATTGATGATAGCTTGATGAtgatttatcatttttttaaggAGTTCTCTTTTAACTTAAACTTACATACCTGAGATTTCTCTAtgagaatttcaaaggtatgtgaacTCTACAAATCTACACAAGGCCAgagcggtggactaaggcttaaaccTTCTTAGTGGACAGTATATAGCATGGGTgtggtatttttatgttataaaatatttttgcagtatgtatttaattgcaagaatattataatgaaaaatggaAAGTAACCAATTAGctttgtataacaatataatacttcaaatgtttaaaaattttaggaaATGGAATCATTTACTAAAGTACATAAACAAAAGGacattttattgtacttaacatcagaaaatggtattttattgtaacaaagttatttttcctaataaataaaattgaaacatgTTAGTGA
This genomic window from Manduca sexta isolate Smith_Timp_Sample1 chromosome 12, JHU_Msex_v1.0, whole genome shotgun sequence contains:
- the LOC115440370 gene encoding mitochondrial dicarboxylate carrier, which gives rise to MSQPKPNEVKVSKWYFGGLASAGAACITHPLDLLKVQMQTQKGKNISMIQLTGIVIRNQGITGLYNGISASLLRQLTYSTARFGIYEMAKQSLAPKDGSPVPFFMSAFLAGLGGFAGGFVGNPADLVNVRMQNDVKLPPEQRRNYKNAIHGLWRVAADEGVLRLWAGASMTCSRAVLMTIGQLSFYDQIKVILLKTSYFGDNVVTHVTSSLLAGGIATTLTQPVDVLKTRAMNAKPGEVKSIFALIRATGREGPLAFFKGYIPAFARLAPHTILTFVFLEQLRMNFGVIKFN